From the Temnothorax longispinosus isolate EJ_2023e chromosome 6, Tlon_JGU_v1, whole genome shotgun sequence genome, one window contains:
- the LOC139814266 gene encoding cytochrome P450 6k1-like, whose translation MAFMTDYWILDGTIIVTILIISYYFLMTGNFKYWEKRGVLEITPTIFDGNFKECLNREKAPSYFLKELYDRAKDNSKPYIGFYISDVPFLLLRNREIINHVLITDFHYFCDRYSSADPKDRVGYANLFFIKNPSWMKLKTKLMPFFNNSTLEKMFALMLECGKHLNKYIDSLKLHGNGQIIDVMDVSSKLNMDVIWSTAYGLDANMFKDPNFSKLGKIMLKDKYNRGYKMLHMFFLPHATSMGKLKVFQNETTDLLRKIFWHTMTRRMKSGEKRNDLIDILIELKRNSSYEERIEDFTFDDDDLLAQAASFFLFGFETCSTTTAFALYQLAVQPEIQKTLRKELLKALEKSNGKITYDMIQTSLPYLDMVISETLRLYPPLGFLNRMATKNYKVPEYDFVIEKGTPVYISILGLHYDPEYFPSPNIFDPERFNEENKRNRPSCVYFPFGEGPHECIGRRFGLLQIKLTLLIILSKYEVKSCEKTSVKIDPKEPMTLPLNGILYLNVRKINTNAI comes from the exons ATGGCATTCATGACGGACTATTGGATCCTAGATGGCACAATAATTGTAACAATTCTCATTATAAGCTATTACTTTCTCATGACTGGCAATTTTAAATACTGGGAAAAACGAGGCGTTCTGGAAATAACACCAACAATTTTCGACGGTAATTTTAAGGAATGCTTAAATCGAGAGAAAGCTCCGTCATACTTTCTAAAGGAACTCTACGATCGAGCGAAGGATAATAGTAAACCTTATATAGGTTTCTACATTTCTGACGTACCCTTCTTGTTGCTACGCAATCGCGAAATCATTAATCACGTCTTGATAACAGACTTTCATTATTTCTGCGATCGGTACTCTTCGGCCGATCCAAAGGATCGTGTTGGTTACGCCAATCTCTTCTTCATCAAAAATCCAAGTTGgatgaaattaaaaacgaaattgatgccattttttaataacagtaCACTGGAGAAAATGTTTGCTCTGATGCTAGAATGCGGGaagcatttaaataaatatattgactCACTGAAATTGCATG GTAATGGACAAATAATAGATGTAATGGATGTAAGTTCAAAATTAAACATGGATGTAATCTGGAGCACTGCTTATGGACTCGATGCGAACATGTTCAAAGATCCAAATTTCAGCAAACTGggcaaaataatgttaaaagataaatataaccGCGGCTATAAGATGCTCCACATGTTCTTTCTTCCACATGCAACTAGTATGGGTAAACTAAAAGTGTTTCAAAACGAGACCACCGATCTTCTACGTAAAATTTTCTGGCATACAATGACGAGGCGCATGAAATCTGGCGAGAAGAGAAACGATCTCATCGATATACTGATCGAGCTCAAGAGGAACAGTAGTTATGAAGAAAGGATTGAAGACTTTA CATTCGATGACGATGATCTATTGGCACAAGCAGCTAGTTTTTTCTTATTTGGTTTTGAAACCTGCTCAACGACTACGGCCTTCGCGTTGTATCAACTCGCGGTTCAACCTGAGATTCAAAAAACTCTGCGAAAAGAACTTCTCAAAGCACTCGAGAAATCTAATGGAAAAATTACATATGACATG ATACAAACGTCATTACCGTATCTCGATATGGTGATCTCAGAAACTTTGAGACTGTACCCGCCATTGGGGTTCCTAAATCGCATGgctacgaaaaattataaagtgcCGGAGTACGATTTTGTAATTGAGAAGGGTACACCGGTTTACATCTCGATACTTGGCCTACACTATGATCCGGAATATTTCCCCAGTCCTAATATATTCGATCCGGAGCGATTTAACGAGGAGAATAAACGTAACAGACCGTCATGCGTCTATTTCCCATTCGGAGAAGGCCCACATGAGTGTATag GTCGACGCTTCGGGcttttacaaataaagttAACACTGCTTATAATCTTGAGCAAATATGAAGTGAAATCGTGCGAGAAAACTTCTGTAAAAATTGATCCAAAAGAACCCATGACATTGCCGTTAAACGGTATATTATACCTCAATGtccgaaaaattaataccaATGCTATTTAA